A segment of the Streptomyces diastaticus subsp. diastaticus genome:
TCGGCTCGCAGGGCGGGGTGAGGGGCATGGTGCGCGGCCAGGTCTCCGGACAGGGCCTGTTCACCACGGCGCTGACCGGGCACGGCGCGGTGGCGGTGATGGCGCACGGCGGCGTGGTCGAGGTGGAGATCGCGCCCGGGCGGCCGGTGCACGTCGACCCGCAGGCGTACGTCGCCCACCACGGGGACGTACGGAACAGACTGACGACCGCGATCGGCTGGCGGGAGCTGGTCGGCCGGGGCTCGGGCGAGGCGTTCCAGCTGGAGCTGTCGGGGAGCGGTGCGGTGCTGGTGCAGGCGTCGGAGGAGAAGCTGTGAGCGCGTTCGCGACGGCCGGCGGGAGGGGGCCGGGGGTCTTCGACCCCGCCACCCTGCCGGGTGACGACAACGTCAACCCGTACACCTTCTGTGTGGAACTGGCGGGCGGCCGCTGGTTCCTCCAGAAGGGCAGGATGATCGCCTACTACGGGCAGATGTCCTTCAACGGTGTCGGGTACGGACCGCTGGACGCCCTGGTGCGCTCCGCGTTCCACTCGCCGATGCACGCCGCGGACTGGGTGGTGGCCGAGGGGACGGGGAAGATGCTGCTGGCCGACCGGGCCTTCGACGTGAACTCCTTCGACCTGGACGACGGCAACCTGACGGTCCGTTCGGGCAACCTGCTCGCCTTCGAGCCGAGCCTCTCGCTGAAGCAGTCGATCATCCCCGGCTTCCTCACGCTGATCGGCACCGGGAAGTTCGTGGCCGCCTCGAACGGCCCGGTGGTCTTCATGGAGCCGCCGCTGCGGGTGGACCCGCAGGCGCTGGTGGGCTGGGCGGACTGCCCGTCGCCGTACCACCACTACGATCACGGTTATCTGCGCGGGGTCCTCGGCGGGGTCCGGTCACTGACCGGGCTCGGCGGGGCCTCCGGGGAGGAGCACCAGTTCGAGTTCAGCGGGGCCGGGACGGTACTGCTCCAGTCGACCGAGAAACTGCTGGACGACCGGGCGACGGGAGCGGTGCCCGGCGAGGCCGGGGTGCCGCCCGGCCGGTGAGGGGAGGGGTGTGGCGTGCGGCATCCGGCGGCCGCGACGAGGTCTCCGCTCGGTGAGCGGTACCTTGCGGAGTGTGACGTCGAACGCCTGCTCGCCTCCCGGGCCGCGATGCACCCCTCGCCACCCTCATTCGTTGATCTTTCAACTTTTTAGGTAGAATCCCCCTATGGAGACCGAAACGGCGACGCGCTGGCTCAGCGAGACGGAGCAGTGCGTCTGGCGCACCCACCTGGATGTCAGCCGCCTGCTGATGCACGAGCTGGAGAAGGACCTCCAGCCGTTCGGCCTGACCAACAACGACTACGAGATCCTCGTCAACCTCTCCGAGGCCGAGGGGCAGCGGCTGCGGATGAGTGACCTCGCCGAGGCCACCCGGCAGTCCAAGAGCCGCCTCTCGCACCAGATCACCCGGATGGAGAAGGCCGGCCACGTCCGCCGCGAGCACTGCGAGTCCGACCGGCGCGGCCTCTTCGCCGTCCTCACCGAGACCGGCGCCCGCACCATGGAGGAGGTCGCCCCGCACCACGTGGCCTCCGTCCGCCGCCACTTCATGGACCACCTCTCCCCCGAGGCGCTGGCCGAGCTGAGCCGGGCGCTCACCCCCGTCGCCGAGCACCTGCGCGGCCGGCCCGCCCGGAGCTGACCCGGGGCGGGCCGGTTCCCGGTCGCGGGCCCGGCGCGCCCGGGCCACGCTGGTGCCGGGCGGACCAGCCGGTCCGCCGTGAGCCCGTGGAGGACCGTGCCGTGAGTGAGCCGCCCACCACCGCCCCGCAGACCGTCGACGTCCGGGACGACACCACCGCGAACCGCTACGAGGCCCGTGTCGGGGACAGGCTCGTGGGCACCGCCCGGTACCTCCGCACGACCGGGCTCATCGCCTTCCTCCACACCGAGGTGGAGCCGGAGTACGAGAGGCGCGGGGTCGGCGGTGTCCTGGTGCGCCGCTCGCTGGACGAGGCCCGCGCGCAGGGCGCCGCCGTCCTCGCGGCCTGCCCGTTCTACGCCGGGTGGATCTCCCGCCACCCCGCCTACCGGGACCTGCTCCACAGCGAGCGGAGCCGGGCCGCCGACCGGGGAAGGCCGTGACTTCCGAGCCCGCCGCCCGCCCGGGCCCGGCCCGGCTCCCCGCCCCGGCGACCCGGTCCCTGGAGGGCGACGGCATCGTCGTCGGCCACGAGGTGTGCCGCCGGCCGCCGGCGGCCCGGTGTGTGCGCGGCCGGCCCGCCTTCCCCGCCGGGCGCGGGCGGTGGCTCCGGGCCCGTGACGCCCCCGCGGCCGGTCTGCCGGAGACGGTCGAACGCTGCCCGGCCGGCGCCCTGCGGCACCACCGCCCCGGCGCCGGCCGCGCCTGACGCGGCTACGAGGACACCAGCGGCAGCCGGAGCTCGAACAGGGCGCCGCCCTCGGGGGCCTCGCGGACGTGCAGGGTGCCGCCGTGCCGGGCGGCCACGTCGCGGGCGATGGCGAGGCCGAGACCGGCGCCGCCGTCGTCGCGGCTGCGCGCGTCGTCCAGACGGACGAACCGCTCGAAGATCCGCTCCCGCTCCGGTCCGGGCACCCCCGCGCCGTCGTCCGCGACCGAGACGACCGCCTCCGGCCCGTCGGCCCGTACCCGTACCTCGACCCGGGAGGTGCCGTGCCGCTGGGCGTTGTCGACGAGGTTGCCGACCACCCGCGCCAGCTGGCCGCGCGACCCGGCCACCTCCACGGCGGCCCCGCCGTGCACGGTGACCGGCAGCCGGTCACCGGCCCGCTGGGAGACCTCCTCGCGGACCAGCGCCCCGAGGTCGAGCCGCCCGCCGGTGGGCCGCTCCCCCGCGTCCAGCCTGGCCAGCAGCAGCAGGTCGGCGGCGAGCGCCTGGAGCCGTACGGTGTCCTCCACGGCGCCCGCCACGTCCAGCAGTTCGGGGTGGGCGAGGCCGACCTCGAGCTGGGTGCGGAGCGAGGCGATGGGGCTGCGCAGTTCGTGCGAGGCGTCGGCGACGAAGCTGCGCTGACGCTCGACGGACGCCTGGAGCGCGGTGAGGGTGGCGTTGGTGGCGCGGGCCAGCCGGGCGATCTCGTCGTGCGTGGCCGGTTCGGGGACCCGCCGCCCGAGGTCCTCCGACGCGGTGATCGCGGCCATCTCTCGGCGGATGCCCTCCACCGGCTTGAGGGCGCGCCCGGTCACGCCCCAGGTGACCCCGGCGACCACCACGAGCAGCAGGGGCAGGCCGATCAGCATGACCGTCTGCGCGGTGCTCACCGCACCCTGTTCGGCGGCGAGCGGGGCACCCGCCCAGACGGTGAGGCGGTCGTCGTCGTTCTCCACCTCGACCGCCGAGAAGCGGTAGTCGGCGGTGTGCCCGTCGACGGTGGCGGTGCCCTCGCCGCGCTCGACCTCGTCGGAGATCTCCCCCGCCTCCAGCCGGTCCCCGTCGTCGTCCTCGTCGTCGCCCCCGCCGCCCGGCTCGCGCAGCGCCCCGGGGTCGGGGTGGACCGCCCCGGTGCCCGTCCCGCTGATCCGCTCCAGGTCGTCGCTGACGGCCAGCAGGCGGCCCTTGGAGTCGACCACCTGGACCGGACGGTCCTCGTCGTCGGGCAGGTCCAGGTCCTCGTAGGCGGTGCGCGCCGCCACCTTCGAGGCGACCTGACGGGCCGTGGCGTCGGCCTGGGCCGCGGCCTCCTGGATGAGGTTGGAGCGCAGCGACAGCAGCACGGCGGTGCCCGCGGCGACGAGCGCCACCGCCACCACGAGGGTCGCGCCGATGGTCGCCCGGGCCCGTACCGAACCGAAGAGCCGCTTCACCGGCCCGCCTCCAGGCGGTACCCCATGCCGCGCACCGTGCGGATGGCCTGGGCGCCGAGCTTGCGGCGCAGGGCACTGACGTAGACCTCGACGATGTTGGGGTCGCCGTCGTAGGCGAAGTCCCAGACGTGCTCCAGGATGTCGGACTTGGAGACCACCTGACCGGCCCGGAGCACCAGTTGCTCCAGCACGGCGAACTCCTTGGCGGTCAGCGCGACCTCCTCGCCGTCGCGCTGCACCCGGCGGGCCGCGGTGTCCACGCGCAGCCCCCCGACGGTGTGCACCGGGGAGGCGCCGGCCCCGGCCCGGCGCCGCAGCAGGGCCCGCACCCGGGCGACCAGCACCACGTAGCTGAAGGGCTTGGTCAGGTAGTCGTCGGCACCCGTGTCGAGCCCCTCGGCCTCGTCGTACTCGCCGTCCTTGGCGGTCAGCATCAGGATCGGCACCTCGTTCCCGGCGGCGCGCAGGGCGGCGCAGACCCGGTAGCCGTTCATGCCGGGCAGCATGATGTCCAGGACCAGCAGGTCGTACGGGCTCTCGCTGGCCCGGTGCAGTCCTTCCAGCCCGTCGTGGACGACGTCCACGGCGTACCCCTCGGCGGTCAGCCCCTTCGCCAGGGACAGGGCCAGCCGCTTCTCGTCCTCCACGATCAACAGGCGCATACGCCAAGCCTCCCAGAGCCTGCCTGAAGCCTTCTTCAGCCTCCTTCAGCGGGGCTTCAGCCTCCCTTCGGCACAGTGTTGTCCGTACCGCAGACCACTGCCTTACGGGAGGAACCACCATGAAGCGCAACGCCGTCATCGCCGCCCTCACCGCCGTCGCCGTGATCGGTGGGGGCGCGGCCGCGGTCGCCGTCAGCTCCGGCGACGAGGCACCCGCCACCGCCGCCTCCGCCGACCGCGTCGGTCTCGTCTCCGAGCAGGGGCCGACCGCCACGGCCGACCGCGACGACGACCAGGACGACGACCGCGACGACCGCGACGACCGCGACGACAAGGGTGCCGCCGCCGGCCCGGGGAACGTCACGGCCGCTCAGGCCATCGCGGCGGCGCTGAAGCACACCTCCGGGACCGTGCTCTCCGCCGACCTCGACGACGACGGGGACGCCCGCTGGGAGGTCGAGGTCGCCACCGGCGGCAGCACGGTCCACGAGATCGACGTGGACTCCACCAGCGGGAAGGTCCTGCGGGCCGAGACCGACCGGGACGAGGACGACGCGGCGGCGGAGCTCGCGGCCGTCAAGGGCGCCAAGGTGTCCGCCCGGGACGCCGTGGACGCCGTCGACGGGGCGGTGACCTCGGTCGAGTTCGACGACGGGCGCTGGGAGGTCGAGGTCGGCGAGACCGACTGGACGGTGCCGCTGGACGCCCCGCGCGCCTCCCGCGAGGGGTGAGCGGCCACCCAGGCGGCCCACCGGGCGCGCGGACCGGCGCGCCCGGCGGCACAGTGGGGAGCGCGGTCGGCCCCGGCGCGCCGAAGCCACGGTCGGCTCCGCCCCCGACGGGTCCACGGACCGGCCCCCGGGGAGGCATCGAGGGGGCTACCGGGAGGAAGTCGTGGACAAGACGCCATTGGGGAAGTTCGCGGAGAACCTGCTGCGCCGACGCTCGGGCGCCTCGCACGACGCCGAGCGGGCGGGCGAGCCGATCGCCTTCGGCCTGGAGGGCCCCCTGGTGCTCGGTTTCGTGGAAGGCGGGCTGGACACCGCCGACGAGGCCCGGCTGGCCGAGGAGGTCGCCAAGACCCTCCCGCTGCGCTGGTCCCTACCCTCCCGCGCCCTGGAGCGGCTGAACCTCCTCTCCAACCACCTCGGCGGCGAACGCGGGCTCCTGGAGTGGCTGGACGGGCACCCGGGTCTGCCCCGGCTAACGGCCCGCCTCCTGGTGCTGGTGGACGGTCTGGAGCGGTACACCGACGACCCGGCCGTCGTCACGGCGGTCCGCGACTTCCGGGCCGGGCACGGCCTCCCCGAGGAGTTGCGCGGCGTGCTGCCGCCCGCCACCAGCGCCGAGACCCTCAGCGACCTCTCCTCCCGTCTCGACCGGCAGCTCTTCGACCACGATGTCGAGGGGGCGCGGAGCCTCGGGCTCGCGACGAGCCGGTGGCTGCGCGACGCGGCCTCGGCCGCCACCTCGCCCTCCCCCGGGCTGACCGAGATGGGAGAGGTGATGGCGCGGCTGCACGAGGACCTCGCGGCGGCGTCCACCTGACCGCGCGCGCTTGCCCCGTCCGGCCGCGCCCCGCTGGTCGGCGGGGCCGGACGGTGGTGCGATGGGGACCGCGGAGGGGGCGCCCGGGGCACCGGTCACCGGGTGGCGACCTGGCACCCCGGAGAGGCCCCCATGAAGACGCACCGCCCGCCCCTGCCGCCGTTCCCCGGCTCAGTTCCCCCCGCCCCGGCCCGGCCCGTCGGGGCACGCGTCGGGCGCACCGCGCCCCGTCTCCTGACCGCCGTCGTGGCCACCGGCACGCTGCTGGCCACCGCCGCCTGCTCCGGCGGCCAGAGCGCCCCGGCCGCCCGCCAGAGCGCCGCCCCGGTGCGCCAGGCCGAGGACTCCCCGTCCCCGTCCCCCTCGGCGACACTGACGGACAAGAGCGCCCGCGAGGCGCTGATCACCGAGGCCGACATCGAGGAGCAGTGGAGCAAGGCCAAGGACCCGGGGTCCTGGCGGGACTCCCTGCTCCTCGGCCAGGTGGACGCCGCCGAGTTCCTCACCGGCAAGAGCGACGCCAAGGAGTGCCAGGGCCTGGTGGACGCCCTGTACGACGACACGCTCCTCGGCAAGCCCTCGGGGCCGTCCGCGCTCGCCGGTTTCCAGCAGGGCGAGCAGCGGCTGCTCTACCAGGTCGGTGCCTACGACAGCACGGACCTTCAGAAGTCGATGAAGTGGCTCGGCACGCTCCCCGAGTCCTGTGACACGTTCACCCTCACCGGCGAGGGCGGCGGCAAGCGGTCCGTCGAGGTGGTCGAGGCGTCGCTGCCCAAGGTGGGCGAAGCCCGGCAGGGGTTGTCGGTGCGGGTGAAGGGGGACAGTGACGGCCAGCCGGTCACGCTCAGCCTGGACGTCGCCGCCGTGCGGATGGGCACGGACGCCTTCACCGTCATGAACGGCGGCGTGGACGGAGCGGACCCCTCCACCACGAAGAACGCGGTGCAGCAGGGCGCCCACCGGCTCGAGGAGGTCCAGGCGGGACGGACCCCCGCCCCCACGCCGAGCACCATCGAGTAGACGGCGCCCCGGCCCGCCACGGCGCCGGGGACGCCGAACGGCCCGTGCCGACCGGTGGTGAACCGGGCGGCACGGGCCGTTCGGCGGTGCTGTTCAGCCCTCGCGGTTGTCGCGCAGGAGCCGGCGGATCTCGGTGAGCGTGCGCTCGTCGAGACCGCCCCGCCCGCCGGTTCCGGTCAGGGCGTCCACCTGCTCGGCGGTACGGATGTCGTAGGCCCGCTCCTCGTCCGCGCCCGGCACCGAGCGGTACGCCTCCTTGTCGGAGAAGCCGACGACCACGTCCACCACCTTGGCGATGAGCCAGGTGACCACGAAGGAGTAGGCGGCGACCGCGAGGATGGCGACGACCTGGCGCCACAGCAGCGAACCACCGCCCCCGTAGAAGACGCCCTCCTTGCCGGCGACGCCCTCGGTGGCGAAGAAGCCGACCATGAGCAGGCCGACCAGGCCGCCGGCGCCGTGCACGCCGACGACGTCGAGGGTGTCGTCGACGTTGATGCGGTACTTCAGGGTGATGGCGAAGGCGCAGACCAGGCCGGCGACCAGACCGGTGATCAGCGCGCCGACGGGGTCGACCTCACCACAGGCCGGGGTGATGGCGACCATCCCGGCCACCGCCGCGGAGCCGACCCCCGTCATGGTCACCTTGCGGGTGCGCCAGTACTCCACCAGCGGCCAGGTGACCATCGCACCGGCCGCGCCGAGCTGGGTGTTGATGAACGCGGTCGCGGCGGTGCCGGTGTCGCGGACGGCGGAGCCGGCGTTGAAGGCCAGCCAGCCGAACCACAGCAGCGCCACACCGATCATGACCAGCGGGATGTTGTTGGGACGC
Coding sequences within it:
- a CDS encoding GNAT family N-acetyltransferase; this translates as MSEPPTTAPQTVDVRDDTTANRYEARVGDRLVGTARYLRTTGLIAFLHTEVEPEYERRGVGGVLVRRSLDEARAQGAAVLAACPFYAGWISRHPAYRDLLHSERSRAADRGRP
- a CDS encoding response regulator transcription factor — encoded protein: MRLLIVEDEKRLALSLAKGLTAEGYAVDVVHDGLEGLHRASESPYDLLVLDIMLPGMNGYRVCAALRAAGNEVPILMLTAKDGEYDEAEGLDTGADDYLTKPFSYVVLVARVRALLRRRAGAGASPVHTVGGLRVDTAARRVQRDGEEVALTAKEFAVLEQLVLRAGQVVSKSDILEHVWDFAYDGDPNIVEVYVSALRRKLGAQAIRTVRGMGYRLEAGR
- a CDS encoding (4Fe-4S)-binding protein, with translation MTSEPAARPGPARLPAPATRSLEGDGIVVGHEVCRRPPAARCVRGRPAFPAGRGRWLRARDAPAAGLPETVERCPAGALRHHRPGAGRA
- a CDS encoding sensor histidine kinase — its product is MKRLFGSVRARATIGATLVVAVALVAAGTAVLLSLRSNLIQEAAAQADATARQVASKVAARTAYEDLDLPDDEDRPVQVVDSKGRLLAVSDDLERISGTGTGAVHPDPGALREPGGGGDDEDDDGDRLEAGEISDEVERGEGTATVDGHTADYRFSAVEVENDDDRLTVWAGAPLAAEQGAVSTAQTVMLIGLPLLLVVVAGVTWGVTGRALKPVEGIRREMAAITASEDLGRRVPEPATHDEIARLARATNATLTALQASVERQRSFVADASHELRSPIASLRTQLEVGLAHPELLDVAGAVEDTVRLQALAADLLLLARLDAGERPTGGRLDLGALVREEVSQRAGDRLPVTVHGGAAVEVAGSRGQLARVVGNLVDNAQRHGTSRVEVRVRADGPEAVVSVADDGAGVPGPERERIFERFVRLDDARSRDDGGAGLGLAIARDVAARHGGTLHVREAPEGGALFELRLPLVSS
- a CDS encoding AIM24 family protein, which encodes MSAFATAGGRGPGVFDPATLPGDDNVNPYTFCVELAGGRWFLQKGRMIAYYGQMSFNGVGYGPLDALVRSAFHSPMHAADWVVAEGTGKMLLADRAFDVNSFDLDDGNLTVRSGNLLAFEPSLSLKQSIIPGFLTLIGTGKFVAASNGPVVFMEPPLRVDPQALVGWADCPSPYHHYDHGYLRGVLGGVRSLTGLGGASGEEHQFEFSGAGTVLLQSTEKLLDDRATGAVPGEAGVPPGR
- a CDS encoding ammonium transporter, which gives rise to MITAPAPMPPAYDSGDTAWMLAAAAMVLLMTPALAFFYGGMVRTKHVLVMLKMSFASLCFVTILWFLIGYSLAFGPDVGGLGLIGNLDHVLMWDIEPNTLTGSFPTYIYATFQMGFAIVTVALISGAIAGRATMRGWLVFSALWLLLVYVPLAHWVFDTDSGWITHHLGALDFAGGLPVEMNSGIAGLAAALVVRGPRDFRRQEPRPNNIPLVMIGVALLWFGWLAFNAGSAVRDTGTAATAFINTQLGAAGAMVTWPLVEYWRTRKVTMTGVGSAAVAGMVAITPACGEVDPVGALITGLVAGLVCAFAITLKYRINVDDTLDVVGVHGAGGLVGLLMVGFFATEGVAGKEGVFYGGGGSLLWRQVVAILAVAAYSFVVTWLIAKVVDVVVGFSDKEAYRSVPGADEERAYDIRTAEQVDALTGTGGRGGLDERTLTEIRRLLRDNREG
- a CDS encoding MarR family winged helix-turn-helix transcriptional regulator — encoded protein: METETATRWLSETEQCVWRTHLDVSRLLMHELEKDLQPFGLTNNDYEILVNLSEAEGQRLRMSDLAEATRQSKSRLSHQITRMEKAGHVRREHCESDRRGLFAVLTETGARTMEEVAPHHVASVRRHFMDHLSPEALAELSRALTPVAEHLRGRPARS
- a CDS encoding PepSY domain-containing protein encodes the protein MKRNAVIAALTAVAVIGGGAAAVAVSSGDEAPATAASADRVGLVSEQGPTATADRDDDQDDDRDDRDDRDDKGAAAGPGNVTAAQAIAAALKHTSGTVLSADLDDDGDARWEVEVATGGSTVHEIDVDSTSGKVLRAETDRDEDDAAAELAAVKGAKVSARDAVDAVDGAVTSVEFDDGRWEVEVGETDWTVPLDAPRASREG